The following are from one region of the Stenotrophomonas lactitubi genome:
- a CDS encoding TonB-dependent receptor domain-containing protein, with translation MSPLRSARLSRTRLASALAAACLLTLPALAAAEASADASTKDLDTVVVTASGNQQWIKDAPASISVISREDIERQPVHDLATLLSRIPGVTGGLSAAGEQSKIKLRGMPSNYTLVLVDGKRMGSSASTNYRPDLGRQDLNWISPDQIERIEVVRGPMSSLYGSDAMGGVINIITKRIGDSWNGSATHSYTRPQDGDRGDTQQIGATFSGPLGERFGLRIGANSMRRDSDRSNGGVYGNAYAGEKDRNVDALLQWKLSEAQEVSLEAGHGVQQAFIAQALEKQDEGAWGASELKRSSLALNHDGKWDFGTSKLSAYWTEYKNDIGATGRSEATDTIIEGSLSTPFTLGVDHQFAVGGQWKRQELTNTDTIGQAPIDYAGKPVIGSTLEVDTWALFVEDELKLHRTLALTLGARLDHHEQFGSHVSPRAYLVWHPSEQWTIRGGVSKGFRAPSLTENSPSAATQSGGRGCTSLIPLGYTRGGCYMAGNPDLDPETSTNREIGVSFDNDLVDAGLTYFHTDFKNKIEYEALGKFNGYWWTRMSNVQRARTSGMEGNLNFRFGDHWRWRTSATWMKEAKNLTTGRNLIDTPEFSGYSSLDWTPNTVFSSSLSAQYTGKQTGVVSTFLKAYTLYDLTAAWNVNEVLTLRGGVSNLADKKLYADGSTDYFVAGRSYFLSMTARF, from the coding sequence ATGTCCCCTCTTCGTTCCGCGCGCCTGTCGCGCACCCGCCTGGCCAGTGCTCTGGCCGCCGCCTGCCTGCTGACCCTGCCCGCCCTCGCCGCCGCTGAAGCCAGCGCCGATGCCTCGACCAAGGACCTGGATACCGTGGTGGTCACCGCCTCGGGCAACCAGCAGTGGATCAAGGATGCCCCGGCCAGCATCAGCGTGATCAGCCGCGAAGACATCGAACGCCAGCCGGTGCACGACCTGGCCACCCTGCTCAGCCGCATTCCGGGCGTGACCGGTGGGCTCAGCGCCGCCGGTGAGCAGTCCAAGATCAAGCTGCGCGGCATGCCGTCCAACTACACGCTGGTGCTGGTGGACGGCAAGCGCATGGGCAGCTCGGCCTCGACCAACTATCGCCCCGACCTGGGCCGCCAGGACCTGAACTGGATTTCTCCGGACCAGATCGAGCGCATCGAAGTGGTGCGCGGCCCGATGTCCTCGCTGTATGGCTCGGACGCGATGGGCGGGGTGATCAACATCATCACCAAGCGCATCGGTGACAGCTGGAACGGCAGCGCCACCCACAGCTACACCCGGCCGCAGGATGGCGACCGTGGCGACACCCAGCAGATCGGCGCGACCTTCTCCGGCCCGCTGGGCGAGCGCTTCGGCCTGCGCATCGGTGCCAACAGCATGCGCCGCGATTCGGATCGCTCCAACGGCGGCGTGTATGGCAACGCCTACGCCGGCGAAAAGGACCGCAATGTCGACGCACTGCTGCAGTGGAAGCTGAGCGAGGCACAGGAAGTGTCGCTGGAAGCGGGCCATGGCGTGCAGCAGGCCTTCATCGCCCAGGCGCTGGAAAAGCAGGACGAGGGCGCATGGGGTGCCAGTGAGCTCAAGCGCAGTTCGCTGGCGTTGAACCATGACGGCAAGTGGGATTTCGGTACCTCCAAGCTCAGCGCGTACTGGACCGAGTACAAGAACGACATCGGCGCCACCGGTCGCTCCGAGGCAACCGATACGATCATCGAAGGCAGCCTGAGCACGCCCTTCACCCTGGGCGTGGACCACCAGTTCGCGGTGGGCGGCCAATGGAAGCGCCAGGAGCTGACCAACACCGACACCATCGGCCAGGCACCGATCGACTACGCCGGCAAACCGGTGATCGGCTCCACCCTGGAAGTGGATACCTGGGCGCTGTTCGTCGAAGACGAGCTGAAGCTGCACCGCACCCTGGCCCTGACCCTGGGCGCGCGCTTGGACCACCATGAACAGTTCGGCAGCCATGTCAGTCCACGTGCCTACCTGGTCTGGCACCCGAGCGAGCAGTGGACGATCCGTGGCGGCGTCTCCAAGGGCTTCCGCGCGCCGAGCCTGACCGAGAATTCGCCCAGCGCGGCGACCCAGTCCGGCGGCCGCGGCTGCACCTCGCTGATCCCGCTGGGCTATACCCGCGGCGGCTGCTACATGGCCGGCAATCCGGACCTGGACCCGGAAACCAGCACCAACCGTGAGATCGGCGTCAGCTTCGACAACGATCTGGTCGACGCCGGCCTGACCTACTTCCATACCGACTTCAAGAACAAGATCGAGTATGAAGCGCTGGGCAAGTTCAACGGCTATTGGTGGACGCGCATGAGCAACGTGCAGCGCGCGCGCACCAGCGGCATGGAAGGCAACCTCAACTTCCGCTTCGGCGATCACTGGCGCTGGCGCACCTCGGCGACCTGGATGAAGGAAGCCAAGAACCTGACCACCGGCCGCAACCTGATCGACACCCCGGAGTTCTCAGGCTATTCGTCGTTGGACTGGACGCCGAACACGGTGTTTTCCAGCAGCCTGTCGGCGCAGTACACCGGCAAGCAGACCGGCGTGGTCAGCACCTTCCTGAAGGCCTACACGCTGTATGACCTGACCGCTGCCTGGAACGTCAACGAGGTGCTGACCCTGCGTGGTGGCGTCAGCAACCTGGCCGACAAGAAGCTGTACGCCGACGGCTCCACCGACTACTTCGTCGCCGGCCGCAGCTACTTCCTCAGCATGACCGCGCGCTTCTGA
- a CDS encoding DUF2628 domain-containing protein, with protein MNTVDLTRFSPKWQFRFNFFQQHGAPKEPGFKQAWKALSFGDRLKINLNFFAFFFGAIYLFILGMWRKALVVIGINIVLIAVSLVLPDIVARALFIAMNFLVASSTNYSYYLEQVKGNTSWNPFEGMF; from the coding sequence ATGAACACCGTCGACCTCACCCGCTTCAGTCCGAAGTGGCAGTTCCGCTTCAACTTCTTCCAGCAGCACGGCGCCCCCAAGGAGCCCGGCTTCAAGCAGGCGTGGAAGGCGCTGTCCTTCGGCGACCGCCTGAAGATCAACCTGAACTTCTTCGCCTTCTTCTTCGGCGCGATCTATCTGTTCATCCTGGGCATGTGGCGCAAGGCGCTGGTGGTGATCGGCATCAACATCGTGCTGATCGCGGTCAGCCTGGTGCTGCCGGACATCGTGGCCCGTGCGCTGTTCATCGCGATGAACTTCCTGGTGGCGTCGAGCACCAACTACAGCTATTACCTGGAACAGGTGAAGGGCAACACCAGCTGGAACCCCTTCGAAGGCATGTTCTAA
- a CDS encoding methyl-accepting chemotaxis protein, protein MSSSRSVAARRPGSIAHKLMLGTAVIALLCFGATAFLIYHQASSALVSSSRQTMASEARAEARQVAADLGTAFASNDAMVETVLAQRARGDAPDRASLANVIGEQLHAHPEWLGKSTMWEANAFDGKDAEFINSEAHDATGRYMSYWAWQDGKPQQSTMTDYTETPSGSGNWYMVPSRDKLPMVSEPYAYDIGGKQVLMSTLSTPIVENGTFLGVFTVDFSLDALQKHLATLTPMGAGRVELLSPKGVVLASANAAEIGKPRTDAATLGMLAQIAADKTYEAFEPDAAGNVRLYVPLQVGDAPQRFALGVVVPHAVIIAQARELLWIILLVGVVAALVLSGGVYLLLQRLAVRPLAQAVRIAGDVAAGKLDTAMPALGNDEVGRLLDAMQGMRGQLQAVMAAQAEMARRHDAGEISYRMDASVFPGEYGRMVADSNQLVADSNAVTQRLVEVMQRYAVGDLSVDMDALPGEKAVFTAAMATTKSNLAAINEQIQQLAAAAAAGDFAVRGDAQRFEHDFRRMVETLNNMMQVSDHNLAALSTLLRAIAAGDLSTRMEGDFHGVFAVMRDDANSTVQQLTQIVGQIQQSASSIRLAAGEIASGNSDLSRRTEQQAANLEETAASMEELTSTVRQNADHALQANKLAASAAGVASEGGQVVSQVVQTMEQIETSSQRIAEIISVIDGIAFQTNILALNAAVEAARAGEQGRGFAVVASEVRALAQRSAGAAKEIKELIDASVGHVGAGAQLVHGAGRTMQEIVGQVGRVNEIMAEISAASREQSAGIEQVNQTVVQMDETTQQNAALVEEATAAARAMEEQAEQLAVAVSRFRLQADARPHASLRAA, encoded by the coding sequence ATGTCTTCTTCCCGTTCCGTCGCTGCCCGTCGCCCCGGCAGCATCGCCCACAAGCTGATGCTGGGCACCGCGGTGATCGCGTTGCTGTGCTTCGGCGCGACCGCGTTCCTGATCTATCACCAGGCCAGTTCGGCGCTGGTGTCGTCCTCGCGGCAGACCATGGCCAGCGAAGCCCGTGCCGAGGCACGCCAGGTGGCTGCCGACCTGGGCACGGCCTTTGCCAGCAACGATGCAATGGTGGAAACCGTGCTGGCCCAGCGTGCGCGCGGTGATGCGCCTGATCGCGCCAGCCTGGCCAACGTCATCGGCGAGCAGCTGCACGCGCACCCGGAATGGCTGGGCAAGAGCACCATGTGGGAGGCCAATGCCTTCGACGGCAAGGACGCCGAATTCATCAACAGCGAGGCGCACGACGCCACCGGCCGCTACATGAGCTACTGGGCCTGGCAGGACGGCAAGCCGCAGCAGTCGACGATGACCGACTACACCGAGACCCCCAGCGGCTCGGGCAACTGGTACATGGTGCCCAGCCGCGACAAGCTGCCGATGGTCAGCGAGCCCTACGCCTACGATATCGGCGGCAAGCAGGTGCTGATGAGCACCCTGAGCACGCCGATCGTCGAGAACGGCACTTTCCTTGGCGTCTTCACCGTCGACTTCTCGCTGGACGCGTTGCAGAAGCACCTGGCCACGTTGACGCCGATGGGCGCCGGCCGTGTCGAACTGCTGTCGCCGAAGGGCGTGGTGCTGGCCTCGGCCAACGCTGCCGAGATCGGCAAGCCGCGTACCGATGCCGCTACCCTCGGCATGCTGGCGCAGATCGCCGCCGACAAGACGTACGAAGCGTTCGAGCCCGACGCTGCCGGCAACGTGCGCCTGTACGTGCCGCTGCAAGTGGGGGACGCGCCGCAGCGCTTCGCGTTGGGTGTGGTGGTGCCGCACGCGGTGATCATCGCGCAGGCCCGCGAGCTGCTGTGGATCATCCTGCTGGTGGGTGTGGTGGCCGCGCTGGTGCTCAGCGGCGGTGTCTACCTGCTGCTGCAGCGTCTGGCCGTGCGACCGCTGGCACAGGCAGTGCGCATCGCGGGCGACGTGGCTGCGGGCAAGCTGGACACCGCCATGCCGGCGCTGGGCAACGATGAAGTGGGCCGGTTGCTGGACGCGATGCAGGGCATGCGTGGCCAGCTGCAGGCGGTGATGGCCGCACAGGCGGAGATGGCGCGCCGCCATGATGCCGGTGAAATCAGCTACCGCATGGATGCCTCGGTGTTCCCGGGCGAATACGGCCGCATGGTGGCCGACAGCAATCAGCTGGTGGCCGACAGCAATGCAGTCACCCAACGTCTGGTCGAAGTGATGCAGCGCTATGCAGTGGGCGACCTGAGCGTGGACATGGACGCACTGCCGGGCGAAAAGGCGGTATTCACCGCTGCCATGGCAACCACCAAGAGCAATCTGGCGGCGATCAACGAGCAGATCCAGCAGCTGGCCGCAGCGGCGGCGGCAGGCGATTTCGCGGTGCGCGGCGATGCCCAGCGCTTCGAGCATGACTTCCGCCGCATGGTGGAAACCCTGAACAACATGATGCAGGTCAGTGACCACAACCTGGCCGCGCTGTCGACGCTGCTGCGCGCCATCGCCGCCGGTGACCTGAGTACACGGATGGAGGGTGACTTCCACGGGGTGTTCGCGGTGATGCGCGATGATGCCAACAGCACCGTGCAGCAGTTGACCCAGATCGTCGGCCAGATCCAGCAGTCCGCCTCCAGCATCCGCCTGGCCGCAGGTGAGATCGCTTCCGGCAACAGCGACCTGTCACGCCGCACCGAGCAGCAGGCGGCCAACCTGGAAGAAACCGCCGCGTCCATGGAGGAACTCACCTCCACCGTGCGCCAGAACGCCGATCACGCCCTGCAGGCCAACAAGCTCGCGGCCTCGGCCGCGGGCGTTGCCAGCGAAGGCGGGCAGGTGGTCAGCCAGGTGGTGCAGACCATGGAGCAGATCGAGACCTCTTCGCAGCGCATCGCCGAGATCATCTCGGTGATCGATGGCATCGCCTTCCAGACCAACATCCTGGCATTGAACGCGGCGGTGGAAGCGGCGCGTGCGGGCGAGCAGGGCCGCGGTTTCGCGGTGGTTGCCAGCGAAGTGCGCGCGCTGGCGCAGCGCTCGGCGGGCGCGGCAAAGGAGATCAAGGAGCTGATCGACGCCTCGGTCGGCCATGTCGGTGCCGGTGCGCAGCTGGTGCATGGCGCCGGCCGCACGATGCAGGAGATCGTCGGCCAGGTCGGCCGGGTCAACGAGATCATGGCCGAGATCTCGGCCGCCTCGCGCGAACAGTCGGCCGGTATCGAACAGGTCAACCAGACCGTGGTGCAGATGGACGAGACCACCCAGCAGAATGCTGCGCTGGTGGAAGAAGCCACGGCGGCGGCACGGGCGATGGAAGAGCAGGCCGAGCAGCTGGCGGTGGCGGTGTCACGCTTCCGCCTGCAGGCTGACGCCCGGCCGCACGCATCGCTGCGTGCAGCTTGA
- a CDS encoding NAD-dependent epimerase/dehydratase family protein, which produces MKILLTGSSGRIGRAIFGALAGTNEVVGLDRSPFATTRVIADVTDRRALERAVQGVDAVIHTAALHAPHVGLVPDAVFQQINVEATANLLQLAREAGVQRFVLTSTTALYGHAVVSGGCRWIDEDTEPLPRTIYHRTKLQAEAAAEAAASTSFTVRVLRMARCFPEPPDRMAMFRLHRGIDARDVASAHAALLHDEGAPFQRYLACAPTPFRREDCLQLAADPRQVLARRAPQLLAEFERRGWPLPLSIDRVYDSSRMRAALGWQPRFGPEDVLQQYAAGSIEVLPRAEWIRDRVAE; this is translated from the coding sequence ATGAAGATTCTGTTGACCGGAAGTTCCGGGCGGATAGGGCGCGCGATCTTCGGTGCGCTGGCGGGTACCAATGAGGTGGTGGGGCTGGATCGCAGTCCCTTCGCCACCACGCGGGTGATTGCCGATGTCACCGACCGCCGGGCGCTGGAGCGCGCTGTGCAGGGGGTCGATGCCGTGATCCACACCGCGGCACTGCACGCACCCCACGTGGGCCTGGTACCCGACGCGGTGTTCCAGCAGATCAACGTGGAGGCCACCGCGAACCTGCTGCAGCTTGCGCGCGAGGCTGGCGTGCAGCGCTTCGTGCTGACCAGCACCACGGCGTTGTACGGCCATGCCGTGGTGTCCGGCGGCTGCCGTTGGATCGACGAGGACACCGAGCCGCTGCCACGCACCATCTACCATCGCACCAAGCTGCAGGCGGAAGCGGCTGCCGAAGCGGCGGCCAGCACATCGTTCACCGTGCGCGTGCTGCGGATGGCACGCTGCTTCCCCGAGCCGCCTGATCGCATGGCGATGTTCCGCCTGCACCGCGGTATCGACGCGCGCGACGTGGCCAGCGCGCATGCCGCGCTGCTTCACGATGAAGGCGCGCCCTTCCAGCGCTACCTCGCCTGTGCCCCTACGCCGTTCCGCCGCGAGGACTGCCTGCAGCTGGCGGCCGATCCGCGCCAGGTGCTGGCGCGCCGCGCACCGCAGCTGCTGGCCGAGTTCGAGCGCCGTGGCTGGCCGTTGCCGCTCAGCATCGACCGGGTCTATGACAGCAGCCGGATGCGCGCAGCGCTGGGCTGGCAGCCGCGTTTCGGTCCCGAGGACGTTCTGCAGCAGTACGCCGCGGGCAGCATCGAGGTCCTGCCCCGTGCGGAGTGGATCCGCGACCGCGTGGCCGAGTAG
- a CDS encoding LytR/AlgR family response regulator transcription factor yields the protein MSLSVLVVDDEPIARRAVTRLLHGDADIDSLAECGDGVSAVAAIRAQSPDLVFLDVQMPGITGLDVLATIGAARMPATVFVTAYEQYAVRAFEANALDYLVKPFSRERFAATLLRAKSRLAQVANAADNTRLLQALDVLRRREDHLQRIAVRDGEAVLLVAVQDILWIRANRNTVQLHLADRVHELRETMNSLAERLDPRHFARVHRSAIVNIARVRTIHPWFNGHHVLTLENGQQLRMSRYQNEAFLRLVSARSEA from the coding sequence ATGAGCCTGAGCGTGCTGGTGGTGGACGATGAGCCAATCGCCCGGCGCGCGGTGACGCGCCTGCTGCACGGTGATGCAGACATCGACAGTCTGGCCGAGTGCGGTGACGGAGTGTCTGCTGTGGCAGCCATCCGCGCGCAGTCGCCGGACCTGGTGTTCCTGGATGTGCAGATGCCTGGCATCACCGGTCTGGACGTGCTGGCTACCATCGGTGCCGCGCGGATGCCGGCCACGGTATTCGTCACCGCGTACGAGCAGTACGCGGTACGTGCATTCGAGGCCAACGCGCTGGATTACCTCGTAAAGCCCTTCAGCCGCGAGCGTTTCGCGGCCACGTTGCTGCGCGCGAAGTCCCGGCTGGCCCAGGTCGCCAATGCAGCCGACAACACGCGCCTGCTGCAGGCGCTGGATGTGCTGCGCAGGCGCGAGGATCATCTGCAGCGTATCGCCGTACGTGATGGCGAGGCAGTGCTGCTGGTGGCGGTGCAGGACATCCTCTGGATCCGCGCCAATCGCAATACGGTGCAGCTGCATCTGGCCGATCGCGTGCATGAGCTTCGCGAAACAATGAACAGCCTGGCTGAACGGCTTGATCCCCGGCATTTCGCCCGGGTGCATCGCTCGGCCATCGTCAACATAGCGCGGGTCAGGACGATCCACCCCTGGTTCAACGGCCATCACGTACTCACCCTGGAGAACGGCCAGCAGCTGCGCATGAGCCGCTACCAGAACGAAGCCTTCCTGCGGCTGGTGTCGGCCCGCTCGGAGGCGTAA
- a CDS encoding sensor histidine kinase: MKIRLGHTQIDVLRYLLLWLAVAFAFTLQRVLSHSLQGQSFPFEVYLRWSMIQWFTWAALAPLVFALGERYPLRPERRLAGMGMQLLASAGVTGLAMVVGALVSTWFEPSSFGEQLWYFIAQHFAMGLLTYWALFAIQQALHFQQEKVRREVEASRLATELAQSRLLALKSQLQPHFLFNTLHAIITLLDEDKASAEDMLLRLSELLRAFLEDYDGQEISLRQELELIELYLGIQRTRFKDRLHSRIYVAPELLDGAVPSLILQPLVENALRHGIGRNLGEDTIEIEGRRDGDMLCIEVRNQNSTLQQPGAPGGHGIGLSNTRLRLRELYGDAAEVCLDLLWPQGVACRVRLPLRMLDDADDAPEFVVHGSAA; this comes from the coding sequence ATGAAGATCCGCCTTGGCCATACCCAGATCGACGTGCTGCGTTACCTGCTGCTGTGGCTGGCGGTTGCGTTCGCCTTCACCCTGCAGAGGGTGTTGAGCCACAGCCTGCAGGGCCAGTCATTTCCGTTCGAGGTCTACCTGCGCTGGTCGATGATCCAGTGGTTCACCTGGGCGGCGCTGGCGCCGCTGGTGTTCGCCCTGGGCGAACGCTATCCGCTGCGGCCCGAGCGAAGGCTGGCCGGTATGGGCATGCAGCTGCTGGCCAGCGCGGGAGTAACCGGGCTGGCGATGGTGGTGGGAGCCCTGGTGTCCACCTGGTTCGAGCCCAGCAGCTTTGGCGAGCAGCTGTGGTACTTCATTGCCCAGCATTTCGCGATGGGCCTGCTGACCTATTGGGCCCTTTTCGCGATCCAGCAGGCGCTGCATTTCCAGCAGGAAAAGGTGCGCCGCGAGGTCGAGGCAAGCAGGCTGGCGACCGAGCTGGCACAGTCGCGGTTGCTGGCATTGAAGTCGCAGCTGCAGCCACATTTCCTGTTCAATACGCTGCACGCAATCATCACCCTGCTGGATGAAGACAAGGCCAGTGCCGAAGACATGCTGCTGCGCCTGAGCGAGCTGCTGCGTGCCTTTCTGGAAGACTACGACGGCCAGGAAATCAGCCTGCGCCAGGAACTGGAGTTGATCGAGCTGTACCTGGGCATCCAGCGCACGCGCTTCAAGGATCGCCTGCACAGCCGCATCTACGTTGCACCGGAACTGCTTGATGGCGCGGTTCCAAGCCTGATCCTGCAGCCGCTGGTGGAAAACGCGCTGCGCCATGGCATCGGCCGCAACCTTGGCGAGGACACCATCGAGATCGAGGGCCGCCGCGACGGTGACATGCTGTGCATCGAGGTGCGCAACCAGAACAGCACGCTGCAGCAGCCCGGGGCGCCAGGTGGCCATGGTATCGGCCTGTCCAACACGCGGCTGCGCCTGCGCGAGCTGTATGGCGATGCGGCCGAGGTGTGCCTGGACCTGCTCTGGCCGCAGGGTGTGGCCTGCCGGGTCCGGTTGCCACTGCGGATGCTGGACGATGCCGATGATGCTCCCGAGTTTGTCGTGCACGGCAGCGCCGCATGA